In one window of Mesorhizobium sp. B2-1-1 DNA:
- a CDS encoding AAA family ATPase: MSALTQSRRVVFYDSEGAPYQPVRHGDRATRRSVFKIKPKGASNRAEDALQTEDILVVARAMLIDGLAARCQALAGGDVNYLRYGAEKLQRYEIGEEIAQALGIPANGSAGDMAVVVSRHAVEGAMDAFDRYRLHGEGEEVFGRFGDPRDYWVRSTRERDSRVYPTKPVVGFLLKKTELNGGWGQKTDAAARLHNAGFIIVDEDDRPVPPPERYDHLIRDADRIRLCALNYFIEPARERDAPEVTLRASQIAEAMGLRDAFPNICSALGGEKFQQLAKVPPPTHTEPNPSSSTIFTYKLGSQAQADTVTEATTKPTPWATNLLLYGPPGTGKTYRTAWEAVRLCLGEQFAASFQGDEKRDALMAEYRRLVSEGRIEFVTFHQSMSYEEFVEGLRPSTGDEAGEGPEEVEISTGFRLKPHDGVFKRVSERARLDRPDGGTSARLDRSARVFKVALGRRQVEDDRIRFGLDHGLIHVGWGGDIDWSDERFDDFNEIFSEWRTKKDPEATGNDGNVVITFSFRADMQVGDYVVVSDGRDRVQAFGKVAGGYFYDPDAAFHPHRRHVEWLWRNDEGTERSRFYSNAFRRHSVYKLNQSLVDWDALEAIVFGEETPRASQSARDHVLIIDEINRANISKVFGELITLLEPDKRLGMQNEIRLVLPYSKKPFGVPANLHIIGTMNTADRSIALLDTALRRRFDFRELMPNPLVLSTNVGGIDLQKLLMTINNRIEYLFDREHQIGHAYFTGCATRDAVEEVMRHKVIPLLAEYFYEDWSKVATVLGDSGSSPGRFLTREELKAPFGLEIDDFSGPKLRWKVRDQFDFSEFSV, from the coding sequence ATGAGCGCACTTACACAGTCCCGCCGCGTTGTGTTTTACGACTCTGAAGGCGCGCCCTATCAGCCTGTGCGGCACGGCGACCGGGCTACGCGCAGATCGGTTTTCAAAATCAAGCCCAAAGGGGCGAGCAACCGCGCCGAAGATGCACTTCAGACTGAGGATATCCTTGTGGTTGCTCGTGCCATGTTGATTGACGGGCTTGCCGCACGGTGCCAAGCCTTGGCCGGTGGAGACGTGAATTACCTGCGCTACGGCGCAGAAAAACTGCAACGCTACGAAATCGGCGAGGAGATTGCTCAAGCGCTAGGTATTCCAGCCAATGGGAGCGCTGGCGACATGGCCGTTGTCGTCTCGCGCCATGCAGTCGAAGGGGCGATGGATGCATTTGACCGCTATCGCCTCCATGGCGAGGGCGAAGAGGTCTTCGGTCGTTTTGGTGATCCGCGCGACTATTGGGTGCGCTCCACGCGCGAGCGCGACAGTCGTGTGTATCCGACCAAGCCAGTTGTCGGTTTCCTACTGAAGAAAACCGAACTCAACGGGGGCTGGGGTCAGAAGACAGATGCAGCCGCGCGGCTTCACAACGCTGGCTTCATTATTGTGGACGAAGATGACAGGCCCGTTCCTCCTCCCGAACGCTATGATCACCTTATACGCGACGCAGATCGCATACGTCTTTGCGCGCTGAATTACTTCATAGAGCCTGCACGAGAGCGCGATGCTCCCGAGGTGACGCTTCGCGCCAGCCAGATCGCCGAAGCAATGGGCCTGCGAGACGCATTCCCGAACATCTGCAGCGCGCTTGGTGGCGAGAAGTTCCAGCAATTGGCCAAGGTGCCGCCCCCAACCCATACCGAGCCGAACCCCAGCAGCTCGACCATTTTCACCTACAAGCTCGGATCACAAGCGCAGGCGGACACCGTGACAGAAGCAACAACAAAGCCAACGCCTTGGGCAACCAACCTGCTCCTCTACGGACCACCCGGAACGGGCAAGACCTATCGGACGGCTTGGGAAGCAGTCCGGCTTTGTCTGGGCGAGCAATTTGCGGCGTCGTTTCAGGGCGACGAAAAGCGTGACGCGCTGATGGCCGAGTATCGGAGGCTGGTGAGCGAAGGACGGATCGAGTTCGTGACCTTCCACCAATCGATGTCTTACGAGGAATTCGTCGAAGGCCTACGGCCAAGCACCGGAGACGAAGCTGGTGAGGGGCCCGAGGAGGTGGAAATCAGCACTGGTTTCCGTCTGAAACCCCATGACGGCGTGTTCAAGCGAGTCAGCGAGCGGGCAAGGCTTGACCGGCCGGATGGGGGTACATCAGCACGGCTTGACCGTTCCGCCCGGGTGTTCAAGGTCGCGCTTGGAAGACGGCAAGTCGAGGATGACAGGATCCGCTTCGGTTTGGATCACGGCTTGATCCATGTTGGTTGGGGCGGGGACATTGACTGGTCAGACGAACGGTTCGACGATTTCAACGAAATCTTCTCGGAATGGAGAACGAAGAAGGATCCTGAAGCGACCGGCAATGATGGAAACGTCGTGATCACCTTCTCGTTCAGGGCCGACATGCAGGTTGGTGACTACGTCGTCGTCTCTGATGGACGGGACCGGGTTCAAGCATTTGGCAAAGTTGCCGGCGGATATTTCTACGATCCGGATGCTGCATTCCATCCGCACCGGCGTCATGTGGAGTGGCTTTGGCGCAACGACGAAGGGACTGAGCGCAGTCGCTTCTACTCGAATGCCTTCAGACGCCATTCAGTTTATAAGCTGAACCAGTCGCTCGTGGACTGGGACGCACTGGAAGCAATCGTTTTCGGTGAGGAGACACCTCGCGCAAGCCAGTCAGCACGGGATCATGTCCTGATCATCGACGAAATCAACCGTGCAAACATCTCCAAGGTCTTTGGTGAGTTGATCACGCTTCTGGAGCCCGACAAGCGGCTGGGCATGCAGAACGAGATCCGCCTGGTGTTGCCCTATTCGAAGAAGCCATTTGGCGTGCCGGCGAACCTGCACATCATCGGCACTATGAACACGGCCGACCGATCTATTGCCCTTCTGGACACCGCGCTACGCCGCCGCTTCGATTTCCGCGAACTGATGCCGAACCCGCTGGTCCTTTCGACGAATGTAGGCGGGATCGACCTGCAGAAGCTCCTGATGACGATCAACAACCGCATTGAATATCTATTCGACCGCGAACATCAGATCGGACACGCCTACTTCACTGGTTGCGCTACGCGCGACGCTGTCGAAGAGGTTATGCGTCACAAGGTCATCCCGTTACTGGCAGAATATTTCTATGAAGATTGGTCGAAAGTTGCCACGGTTCTGGGGGATTCAGGCTCCAGCCCAGGGAGGTTCTTAACGCGAGAGGAGCTGAAGGCGCCCTTTGGCTTGGAAATAGACGATTTTTCCGGCCCTAAGCTGCGCTGGAAGGTGAGGGATCAGTTCGATTTCTCGGAGTTCAGCGTCTGA
- a CDS encoding HEPN domain-containing protein, giving the protein MKDVLNHAALKTKQRAIREGFPETMGLRAHRAISWIGRSEACDDDDDARFIFLWIAFNAAYADEREFQLVAPGERAAFVDYFGMLVARDGGRRIYKALWQRFSGPVRMLMENRYVFNPFWQHHNGIDGFQDWEEKFKASSRSFAQAFQAGDSVRVLSFVFDRMYVLRNQLVHGGSTWNSGVNRTQVRDGAAILAFLMPVFVDLMMDNPQEDWGRPFYPVVE; this is encoded by the coding sequence ATGAAGGATGTTCTCAACCATGCAGCTTTGAAAACCAAGCAGCGCGCCATCCGTGAGGGTTTTCCTGAAACCATGGGCTTGCGTGCACATCGCGCTATCAGTTGGATCGGACGGTCCGAAGCTTGTGACGACGACGATGATGCCCGCTTCATCTTTCTCTGGATTGCGTTCAATGCCGCGTATGCGGATGAGCGGGAATTTCAGTTGGTAGCGCCTGGCGAACGTGCAGCCTTTGTCGACTATTTCGGCATGCTGGTGGCGCGCGACGGGGGTCGACGCATCTACAAGGCGCTGTGGCAGCGATTCTCGGGCCCGGTGCGAATGCTCATGGAGAATCGATACGTCTTCAATCCGTTCTGGCAGCATCACAACGGAATCGACGGGTTCCAAGATTGGGAGGAAAAGTTCAAGGCCTCATCGCGGAGCTTCGCGCAGGCATTCCAGGCGGGCGATAGCGTCCGCGTCCTGAGCTTCGTGTTTGACCGGATGTATGTCCTGCGCAATCAACTGGTCCATGGCGGCTCGACCTGGAACAGTGGTGTCAACCGGACACAAGTGCGAGATGGTGCCGCAATCCTCGCCTTCCTGATGCCGGTCTTCGTGGACTTGATGATGGACAATCCTCAGGAGGATTGGGGACGGCCATTCTACCCGGTTGTCGAGTAG
- a CDS encoding helix-turn-helix transcriptional regulator gives MSFAKAQDLLRLAQIAASRRGGICLEEICSEFGISHRTAQRMTEALDATFANVQTEDREDRRRYWRLDARPPERLQPRQETIIEALEIAARLARDQGRLRHARALEDMRDGLLARLTPRDARRSEADAEAVLASLGQVMRPGPTVALRPDVTDAVIEALRGPFRLRVIYGPADAEPRVIEPHGLLLGHRSYLVARQPARGETMLNFRMDRIHAAEVLDESFGFATGFGLDDYAAQAFGVYQDPEQYGEVIWRFAPVAAERAAEFRFHPTQVMEPQEDGSLIVRFYAAGWLEMAWHLYQWGDKVEVVAPDRLRALVDGHRRPDFDALP, from the coding sequence ATGTCTTTTGCAAAAGCGCAAGACTTACTCCGGCTTGCTCAAATTGCTGCATCGCGACGCGGCGGCATCTGCCTGGAGGAAATCTGTAGCGAATTCGGTATCTCGCATCGCACAGCCCAACGCATGACCGAGGCGCTCGACGCAACCTTCGCGAATGTGCAAACGGAGGATCGCGAGGACCGGCGGCGGTATTGGCGCCTGGACGCGCGCCCACCCGAGCGGCTGCAACCGCGACAGGAAACCATCATAGAGGCACTTGAAATCGCCGCACGACTTGCGCGCGACCAAGGGCGACTGCGTCATGCGCGCGCGCTGGAGGATATGCGCGACGGGCTATTGGCACGCCTGACACCCCGCGATGCCCGACGATCCGAGGCCGATGCTGAGGCCGTACTGGCCAGTCTTGGTCAGGTGATGCGCCCAGGCCCGACGGTCGCCTTGCGGCCTGATGTAACCGATGCGGTGATCGAGGCGTTGCGCGGACCGTTTCGCCTCCGCGTGATCTACGGCCCTGCGGACGCCGAGCCCCGGGTAATTGAGCCGCACGGCCTGCTTTTGGGCCACCGAAGCTACCTTGTGGCACGGCAGCCTGCGCGCGGCGAGACGATGCTGAACTTCCGCATGGACAGGATCCATGCCGCTGAGGTGCTGGACGAGAGCTTCGGATTTGCGACTGGGTTTGGCCTCGATGACTATGCAGCCCAAGCTTTCGGCGTCTACCAGGATCCTGAGCAGTACGGTGAAGTCATCTGGCGCTTTGCCCCGGTGGCCGCCGAACGCGCCGCCGAATTCCGCTTTCACCCGACGCAGGTCATGGAGCCGCAGGAGGACGGTAGCTTGATCGTCCGGTTTTACGCGGCGGGTTGGCTGGAGATGGCCTGGCATCTTTATCAGTGGGGCGACAAGGTCGAGGTGGTTGCGCCGGACAGGCTGCGGGCATTGGTCGACGGTCATCGGCGGCCGGATTTCGACGCCTTGCCATGA
- a CDS encoding McrC family protein — MPSYTVLEWKALPHGDGEGCIPAQLASRLVSQAKASPFSGRGSSGVLEDRRNELRARGVVGVLAAQDCSLEILPKIDVGMTEGSTQEKGEIRKRLVHMLAVARDLKIETGRITDLDWQRETLLEILIRIFCDKLTEAVRRGMPRRYISQEDDLPALRGTLDVARQFTCHAANPGRLACRFDELSEDIALNRIMKAAVAHLSRMSRNTANQQRLRELAFVYADIMKIPASALKWGEVLTDRTNRAWQDLFGIAQLFLRNRYQRTNSGAGQGTALLFEMNALFEEYVGRLVTRALAGTEFRVTRQSGRKYCLTSLDDGREVFQTIPDILIWRAGQVAHVIDTKWKRISARIDDRKQDVSQSDVYQMMAYAHLYKAPRLTLLYPHHEGLGDKEGVQAQFLITGLETVLETASVDVAEGKDMVTRLRNTILLAITKEHSVPQ, encoded by the coding sequence ATGCCTTCCTATACTGTGCTTGAATGGAAGGCACTGCCTCATGGTGATGGGGAGGGCTGCATTCCAGCACAACTTGCCAGCCGGCTGGTCTCACAAGCCAAAGCTTCACCCTTCTCGGGCCGAGGCAGCAGCGGGGTGCTGGAAGATCGACGAAATGAATTGCGGGCGCGTGGCGTGGTTGGAGTGCTGGCTGCTCAGGATTGCAGTCTCGAGATCCTACCCAAGATCGATGTCGGAATGACCGAAGGGTCCACGCAGGAGAAAGGCGAAATCCGCAAGCGTCTTGTTCACATGCTCGCGGTTGCACGGGATCTTAAGATCGAGACAGGGCGCATCACTGATCTCGACTGGCAGCGTGAGACGCTTCTCGAGATCCTGATCCGGATCTTTTGCGACAAGCTGACCGAAGCGGTCCGCCGTGGCATGCCCCGGCGATATATCAGCCAGGAGGATGACCTACCGGCCCTACGCGGCACACTCGATGTGGCGCGTCAATTCACCTGCCACGCGGCGAACCCAGGGCGGCTTGCATGTCGCTTCGATGAGCTGTCGGAAGACATAGCCCTCAACCGCATCATGAAGGCAGCTGTTGCGCACCTATCCCGAATGTCGCGCAATACGGCAAATCAACAGCGCCTGCGTGAGTTGGCCTTCGTGTATGCGGATATCATGAAGATTCCAGCATCGGCATTGAAATGGGGGGAAGTCCTAACCGACCGCACCAATCGCGCGTGGCAGGATCTTTTCGGGATCGCACAGCTATTTCTACGGAACAGGTACCAAAGGACCAACAGCGGTGCAGGGCAAGGCACGGCGCTCCTGTTCGAGATGAACGCGCTTTTCGAGGAATACGTAGGTCGACTTGTCACGCGTGCCCTAGCCGGGACCGAATTTCGCGTTACGCGGCAGAGTGGGAGAAAATACTGCCTAACCTCCTTGGATGACGGCCGTGAGGTTTTCCAAACCATACCCGACATCCTAATCTGGCGCGCTGGACAGGTCGCTCATGTCATCGACACAAAATGGAAGCGGATATCTGCGCGAATTGACGATCGGAAGCAGGATGTTTCTCAAAGTGACGTCTACCAGATGATGGCGTATGCCCATCTCTACAAGGCACCCCGGCTGACTCTGCTCTATCCCCATCACGAGGGGCTCGGCGACAAAGAGGGCGTTCAGGCGCAGTTCCTGATCACGGGTCTGGAGACGGTCCTCGAGACTGCAAGCGTCGACGTGGCCGAAGGAAAGGACATGGTGACACGCCTGAGAAACACCATACTCCTCGCGATCACGAAGGAGCATTCGGTTCCCCAGTGA
- a CDS encoding TM0106 family RecB-like putative nuclease — MRNLDDRTLLSASDLMRFMGCAHATTLDLAYMRGAGPTPREDTEDAALLQKQGDAHEAAHLARLNTTGRSVVEIARGNLAHDAETTRAALAAGPEVVFQGAFLSGNWGGWSDFLERVEQPSALGSFSYEVTDTKLKRRPHPKHVLQLVLYSDLLTEIQGVAPKFAHVELGDRTRATLRLSDYAAYARMARTRLEGFVAEPQPTRPTPCADCSLCRWGDHCTNTWDAEDSLFNVANISRGQVKKLEAAGIKTMEALASLDHLIRGMAENTRVRLATQARLQHARKSGAPAFELRTPELGKGFDLLPAPQAGDIFYDIEGDPHFEGGLEYLHGVWFDGQFRAFWGHDHAAEAEALAELLEFFRTRLAAYPDARIYHYASYETTALRRLSTKYGIGEAFLDRLLRERRFVDLFAVVRGALIGSEANYSIKSMEAFYGRKRDGEVKTAGGSVVAYERWRETSDQQILDEIEDYNRVDCISTEELRDWLVSIRPATRWPTFGQDADAKEAEDDADTEALHSALAASGLPQDRQEMLFNLGLFHKREAKPAKWAVFDSVGKDEDDLIDDLDALAGLEALGAAEPVKRSMARTYRFPPQETKLRDGKSATVPVHDGPPATISIEALDLAARVITVKVGAAKAHLLTDRLTLHPDWPLDTNVIAAALRGVIADQCGARRLTAVDDLLSRAAPRLTGATPNLLNGADPIAGTMAVVAAMDGTVLPIQGPPGTGKTYVTARAILSLVRNGHRVGVASNSHEAIRNVLMGCLSALEDQGLPITLDLVHKVSGVDDGYPDGCAIRRTTDNAEASGSGHVVGGTAFFFARDENVQAFDWLFVDEAGQVGLANMIAMGRAARNIVMVGDPRQLPQVIQGAHPEPANLSCLDWMLGDHATVPPDRGIFLPASRRMHPEVCRFISDQVYEGRLTSHPDTARQSVTNTSFPTAGAFWVSVPHEGNAQIAPNEVAAIKAAAHDLLSGTWTDKDGTTQRIRQSDIIVVAPYNAQVNALRDALPEGIRVGTVDKFQGQEAPVCLVSMTASSAEETPRGMDFLFSLNRINVAVSRAKGLALVFGAPRLREAKCETVEQMRLVNTLCALGDMP, encoded by the coding sequence ATGAGGAATCTCGACGACCGCACCTTGCTGTCGGCGTCAGATCTCATGCGTTTTATGGGTTGCGCGCACGCGACCACGCTGGATCTGGCTTATATGCGCGGCGCTGGACCGACGCCGCGCGAGGACACCGAGGATGCAGCGCTGTTGCAAAAGCAGGGCGATGCTCACGAGGCGGCGCATCTCGCGCGACTTAACACAACGGGTCGCAGTGTCGTGGAAATTGCGCGGGGCAATCTTGCCCACGACGCCGAGACCACGCGTGCAGCGCTGGCGGCCGGGCCGGAGGTTGTCTTTCAGGGGGCTTTCCTGTCAGGCAACTGGGGTGGCTGGTCTGATTTCCTGGAACGCGTCGAGCAGCCTTCGGCGCTCGGCTCGTTCAGCTATGAGGTGACCGACACCAAGCTCAAGCGCCGACCACACCCCAAGCACGTGCTGCAATTGGTGCTCTATTCGGACCTGCTGACTGAAATTCAGGGTGTGGCGCCCAAGTTCGCCCATGTCGAGCTAGGTGACAGGACCCGCGCAACCTTGCGGCTGTCTGACTACGCCGCCTATGCCCGCATGGCGCGGACAAGGCTCGAAGGATTCGTGGCCGAACCGCAGCCGACACGTCCGACTCCCTGCGCTGATTGTAGCCTTTGCCGTTGGGGAGATCATTGCACCAACACTTGGGATGCGGAAGACAGCCTGTTCAACGTAGCCAACATCAGCCGTGGCCAGGTGAAGAAGCTGGAAGCGGCAGGCATCAAAACCATGGAAGCCCTCGCCAGCCTCGATCATCTGATCCGCGGCATGGCGGAAAACACGCGTGTTCGCCTCGCGACCCAAGCCCGACTGCAACATGCCCGGAAGTCTGGCGCACCCGCGTTCGAACTGCGTACCCCGGAGCTCGGCAAGGGGTTTGATCTGCTGCCCGCGCCGCAGGCGGGCGATATCTTCTACGACATCGAGGGCGATCCGCATTTTGAAGGTGGTCTGGAGTACCTGCATGGCGTTTGGTTCGACGGACAATTCCGCGCGTTCTGGGGGCACGATCACGCTGCCGAGGCGGAGGCGTTGGCCGAACTGCTTGAATTCTTCCGGACGCGTCTTGCGGCATATCCGGATGCGCGCATCTATCACTACGCGTCCTACGAGACCACTGCGCTTCGTCGGCTGAGCACGAAGTATGGGATTGGCGAAGCATTCCTTGATCGCCTTCTGCGTGAGCGCCGCTTCGTCGATCTGTTCGCCGTCGTGCGCGGAGCGCTGATAGGATCCGAAGCCAACTATTCCATCAAGTCGATGGAGGCCTTCTATGGCCGCAAGCGTGATGGCGAGGTGAAGACGGCTGGGGGCTCGGTCGTCGCCTATGAGCGCTGGCGCGAGACGAGCGATCAGCAGATCCTCGACGAGATAGAGGACTATAATCGCGTCGACTGCATCTCGACGGAGGAACTGCGGGATTGGCTGGTCAGCATTCGACCCGCAACTCGCTGGCCGACGTTCGGCCAGGACGCGGACGCCAAGGAAGCCGAAGATGATGCTGACACTGAGGCGCTGCATTCTGCTCTCGCAGCCTCTGGCTTGCCGCAAGACCGGCAGGAGATGCTGTTCAACCTCGGCCTCTTCCACAAGCGCGAAGCGAAGCCCGCGAAGTGGGCAGTGTTCGACAGCGTGGGGAAGGATGAGGATGATCTGATCGACGACCTCGACGCCCTCGCCGGATTGGAAGCCTTGGGCGCAGCTGAACCCGTCAAGCGCTCTATGGCGCGTACTTACCGCTTCCCGCCGCAGGAGACGAAATTGCGGGATGGCAAGAGCGCGACGGTGCCAGTCCATGACGGACCGCCCGCGACGATCAGCATCGAGGCTCTCGACCTGGCCGCGCGCGTCATCACGGTCAAGGTGGGTGCAGCGAAGGCGCATCTCTTGACGGATCGTCTGACGCTACACCCGGACTGGCCATTGGACACCAACGTGATTGCCGCCGCCCTGCGCGGTGTGATCGCCGATCAATGCGGGGCCCGCCGGCTCACGGCTGTCGACGATCTGTTATCCCGCGCGGCACCACGCCTGACCGGCGCGACGCCCAACCTTCTGAACGGCGCCGATCCGATCGCAGGCACGATGGCGGTCGTGGCCGCGATGGACGGCACTGTCCTGCCGATCCAGGGACCGCCCGGCACTGGCAAGACCTACGTCACCGCTCGTGCAATCTTGTCGCTGGTGCGAAATGGGCATCGCGTCGGCGTCGCCTCGAACAGTCATGAGGCCATCCGCAACGTGCTGATGGGCTGTCTCAGTGCGCTCGAGGACCAGGGCCTGCCGATCACCCTCGACCTGGTCCATAAAGTCTCTGGCGTCGACGACGGCTACCCCGACGGCTGTGCCATCCGCCGCACCACCGACAATGCCGAAGCCTCAGGCAGCGGACATGTCGTGGGCGGCACTGCCTTCTTTTTCGCTCGCGACGAGAACGTGCAGGCCTTCGACTGGCTGTTCGTGGATGAGGCGGGACAGGTAGGTCTTGCCAACATGATCGCGATGGGGCGAGCAGCCCGTAACATCGTGATGGTCGGCGACCCTCGTCAACTGCCCCAGGTCATTCAAGGGGCACATCCTGAGCCGGCGAACCTGTCATGCCTCGACTGGATGCTGGGCGATCATGCGACGGTTCCGCCTGATCGTGGCATTTTCCTGCCAGCCTCGCGGCGAATGCATCCTGAGGTCTGTCGCTTCATTTCCGATCAGGTCTATGAGGGACGGCTGACGAGCCACCCCGACACCGCGCGTCAGTCCGTCACAAACACGTCGTTCCCTACGGCAGGTGCGTTCTGGGTGTCGGTGCCCCATGAGGGCAATGCCCAGATCGCGCCGAACGAAGTCGCTGCCATCAAGGCTGCTGCGCATGACCTCTTGTCGGGCACATGGACGGACAAAGACGGCACAACGCAACGCATACGTCAGTCGGACATTATCGTCGTCGCACCCTACAACGCACAGGTGAACGCCCTGCGCGACGCATTGCCCGAGGGCATCCGCGTCGGCACCGTGGACAAGTTCCAGGGGCAGGAAGCGCCCGTCTGCCTGGTCTCGATGACCGCATCATCGGCCGAAGAAACGCCACGCGGCATGGACTTCTTGTTCTCGCTCAACCGTATCAATGTGGCAGTGTCTCGCGCCAAGGGCCTGGCGCTGGTCTTCGGTGCGCCGCGCCTGCGCGAGGCGAAGTGCGAGACTGTCGAACAGATGCGGCTAGTGAACACGCTTTGTGCTCTAGGGGATATGCCATGA